A single genomic interval of Streptomyces sp. BA2 harbors:
- a CDS encoding alpha/beta hydrolase: protein MGLTSNKVLALAVLLAVVLFIGTVWLWPRLARQSWRAVTGRIGLLIATQLAIFASVGLAANQAFGFYATWADLFGQETSPGVVVDHDTAERGTPVDVRGTRPVNVPGGGRPSTGGQIQKVVVSGKEADIASPAYVYLPPEYFQPRYKKRTFPVSVVLTGYPGTAEALIKGLHYPQTAHGLARRDKMQPMILVMMRPTVAPPRDTECVDIPGGPQAETFFAKDLPGAVSAHYRAGRTAGSWGVIGDSTGGYCALKLAMHHPDVYAAGAGLSAYYKAPIDVTTGDLFHGDKELEERADLMWYLDHMPAPKTSLLVTTSKQGEDNYADTEKFIGKVKSPTRVSSITLDSGGHNFNTWRREIPATLEWISGRLNGK, encoded by the coding sequence ATGGGTCTGACGAGCAACAAGGTCCTCGCGTTGGCGGTTCTCCTCGCCGTCGTGCTGTTCATCGGCACGGTGTGGTTGTGGCCGCGCCTGGCGCGCCAGTCCTGGCGGGCCGTCACCGGCCGTATCGGGCTCCTCATCGCCACCCAGTTGGCGATCTTCGCCTCGGTCGGCCTCGCGGCCAACCAGGCGTTCGGCTTCTACGCCACGTGGGCGGACCTCTTCGGCCAGGAGACGAGCCCCGGTGTCGTCGTCGACCACGACACCGCCGAGCGCGGGACACCGGTCGACGTGCGCGGCACCCGGCCCGTGAACGTGCCCGGCGGTGGCAGGCCCTCGACCGGCGGCCAGATCCAGAAGGTCGTCGTGAGCGGGAAGGAGGCGGACATAGCGAGTCCCGCGTACGTCTACCTGCCGCCCGAGTACTTCCAGCCGCGGTACAAGAAGCGCACGTTCCCCGTGTCCGTGGTGCTCACCGGCTACCCCGGCACAGCCGAGGCGCTGATCAAGGGCCTGCACTACCCGCAGACCGCCCACGGCCTTGCCAGGCGGGACAAGATGCAGCCGATGATCCTGGTCATGATGCGGCCCACAGTGGCGCCGCCGCGGGACACCGAGTGCGTGGACATCCCCGGGGGCCCGCAGGCCGAGACGTTCTTCGCCAAGGACCTGCCCGGTGCCGTCTCCGCGCACTACAGGGCGGGCCGTACGGCGGGCAGCTGGGGCGTCATCGGCGACTCCACGGGCGGTTACTGCGCTCTGAAGCTCGCCATGCACCACCCCGATGTGTATGCCGCGGGGGCGGGCCTCTCCGCGTACTACAAGGCGCCCATCGACGTGACGACGGGCGATCTCTTCCACGGCGACAAGGAGTTGGAGGAGCGTGCCGACCTCATGTGGTACCTCGACCACATGCCGGCGCCCAAGACGTCCCTCCTTGTCACCACCAGCAAACAAGGAGAGGACAACTACGCGGACACCGAGAAGTTCATCGGCAAGGTGAAGTCGCCCACCAGGGTCTCGTCGATCACGCTCGACAGCGGAGGGCACAACTTCAACACGTGGCGCAGGGAGATCCCCGCGACCCTGGAGTGGATCAGCGGGCGGCTGAACGGCAAGTAG
- a CDS encoding ABC transporter ATP-binding protein, with amino-acid sequence MIRFEHVTKRYEDGTTAVDDLSFEVAEGELVTLVGPSGCGKTTTMKMVNRLIEPTEGRIYVEGDDISAIDPVQLRRRIGYVIQQVGLFPHKTVLENTATVPHLLGVKRGKARERAAELLDLVGLDPATFGDRYPEQLSGGQRQRVGVARALAADPPVLLMDEPFGAVDPVVREHLQNEFLRLQQAVRKTVLFVTHDIEEAVRLGDRMAVYGEGRIEQFDTPSTILGAPANDYVADFVGADRGLKRLSVTPIEEGDLEQPPVLHLDDPLPAKLDARWAVVLDGENNLHGWISAEHAHGGKGAVRDHARRMEAWLPVGATLKQAFATMLQHDAGWIAVIDKDSEGRFLGVLTPARLHEALRRSTAADARDIARGEVELETITAIGGS; translated from the coding sequence ATGATCCGGTTCGAGCACGTCACCAAGCGGTACGAGGACGGCACCACGGCCGTCGACGACCTGTCCTTCGAGGTCGCCGAGGGTGAACTGGTCACGCTCGTCGGCCCGTCGGGCTGCGGCAAGACGACGACGATGAAGATGGTCAACCGCCTCATCGAGCCGACCGAGGGCCGGATATACGTCGAAGGCGATGACATATCCGCCATCGACCCGGTCCAACTCCGGCGCCGTATCGGCTATGTCATCCAGCAGGTCGGCCTCTTCCCCCACAAGACGGTCCTTGAGAACACCGCGACCGTCCCGCATCTGCTCGGCGTGAAGCGCGGCAAGGCCCGCGAGCGTGCCGCCGAACTCCTCGACCTGGTCGGCCTCGACCCCGCCACCTTCGGCGACCGCTACCCCGAGCAGCTCTCCGGGGGCCAGCGCCAGCGGGTGGGCGTGGCCCGCGCGCTCGCGGCCGATCCGCCCGTGCTCCTGATGGATGAGCCGTTCGGCGCGGTCGACCCCGTGGTGCGCGAGCACCTGCAGAACGAATTCCTCCGCCTCCAGCAGGCCGTCCGCAAGACCGTCCTCTTCGTCACGCACGACATCGAGGAGGCGGTCCGCCTCGGCGACCGGATGGCCGTCTACGGAGAGGGCCGCATCGAGCAGTTCGACACCCCGTCGACGATCCTTGGCGCACCGGCCAATGACTACGTCGCGGACTTCGTCGGCGCGGACCGCGGCCTCAAGCGCCTCTCCGTGACGCCCATCGAGGAGGGCGACCTGGAGCAGCCTCCCGTCCTGCACCTGGACGACCCGCTGCCCGCGAAGCTCGACGCCCGCTGGGCCGTGGTCCTGGACGGCGAGAACAACCTGCACGGCTGGATCTCCGCCGAGCACGCGCACGGCGGCAAGGGGGCGGTCCGGGACCACGCCCGCCGCATGGAGGCGTGGCTGCCGGTCGGCGCCACCCTGAAGCAGGCGTTCGCGACGATGCTCCAGCACGACGCGGGCTGGATCGCGGTCATCGACAAGGACAGCGAGGGCCGCTTCCTGGGCGTCCTGACCCCGGCCCGGCTGCACGAGGCGCTGCGCAGGTCGACGGCCGCGGACGCGCGCGACATCGCGCGCGGGGAGGTCGAGTTGGAGACCATCACGGCCATCGGCGGAAGCTGA
- a CDS encoding ABC transporter permease, protein MSEQNCLVTNDWICGEYVRSRSQELIDATVQHVGITAASVAIGVAVSLPLALLARRWRFLAGPILGVTTVLYTVPSLAMFSLLLPFFGLSASLVVTGLVLYSLTILVRNILAGLQAVPEEARDAAKGMGYGPLRLLWEVELPLALPALLAGVRITTVSTVALTTVGAIVDYGGLGSLILDGLDTTFKAQVLTASALCVVLAVVADLLLLALQRWLTPWTRVHRIRTKRPAPAERTAKVAEPA, encoded by the coding sequence ATGAGCGAACAGAACTGTCTGGTGACGAACGACTGGATCTGCGGGGAGTACGTCCGCTCCCGCAGCCAGGAGTTGATCGACGCCACCGTGCAGCACGTCGGCATCACCGCGGCCTCGGTCGCCATCGGCGTCGCCGTCTCGCTGCCGCTCGCGCTGCTCGCCCGGCGCTGGCGCTTCCTCGCGGGCCCGATCCTCGGCGTGACGACCGTGCTCTACACCGTGCCCTCGCTCGCGATGTTCTCGCTCCTGCTGCCCTTCTTCGGGCTCTCGGCCTCGCTGGTCGTCACGGGCCTCGTGCTGTACTCCCTGACGATCCTGGTGCGGAACATCCTGGCGGGGCTCCAGGCCGTGCCGGAGGAGGCACGGGACGCGGCCAAGGGGATGGGGTACGGGCCGTTGCGGCTGCTGTGGGAGGTCGAACTGCCGCTCGCGCTTCCCGCGCTGCTCGCCGGTGTCCGCATCACCACGGTCTCGACGGTGGCGCTGACGACGGTAGGGGCGATCGTCGACTACGGAGGCCTCGGATCGCTGATCCTCGACGGCCTCGACACGACCTTCAAGGCACAGGTGCTCACGGCGTCCGCGCTCTGCGTGGTCCTCGCCGTGGTCGCCGACCTGCTCCTCCTCGCGCTCCAGCGGTGGCTGACGCCGTGGACGCGCGTCCACCGAATACGTACGAAGCGCCCCGCCCCCGCGGAGCGCACGGCCAAGGTGGCTGAACCTGCATGA
- a CDS encoding ABC transporter permease, which translates to MNAITGAYDWLTTGANWQGEKGVWHRLAEHLYFSGVCLAVACLIALPIALYLGHIGKGGALAVNISNIGRAVPTLAVLVLLTLTPLGEHGDIPTLIALVLFAVPPLLTNAYIGMREVDRAVVEAARGMGMSGRQLFARVELPLAYPLIMTGVRSAGVQVVATATLAAMAGEGGLGRIITAGFNLQNTPQVVAGALLVALLALFVEVVLVVVGKVFSPMRGRSGVAQ; encoded by the coding sequence ATGAACGCGATAACCGGCGCGTACGACTGGCTGACCACGGGTGCCAACTGGCAGGGCGAGAAGGGGGTGTGGCACCGCCTCGCCGAGCACCTCTACTTCAGCGGTGTCTGCCTCGCCGTCGCGTGCCTGATCGCGCTGCCGATCGCCCTGTACCTCGGCCACATCGGCAAGGGCGGCGCCCTCGCGGTGAACATCTCGAACATCGGGCGTGCGGTGCCGACGCTCGCGGTGCTCGTGCTGCTCACGCTCACCCCGCTCGGCGAGCACGGGGACATACCGACGCTGATCGCGCTCGTGCTGTTCGCGGTTCCGCCGCTGCTCACCAACGCGTACATCGGGATGCGCGAGGTCGACCGGGCGGTGGTGGAGGCCGCCCGGGGGATGGGCATGAGCGGACGCCAGCTGTTCGCGCGGGTCGAACTGCCCCTCGCGTACCCGCTGATCATGACCGGTGTGCGGTCCGCGGGCGTGCAGGTCGTCGCCACGGCGACGCTGGCCGCGATGGCGGGCGAGGGGGGCCTCGGCCGGATCATCACCGCCGGGTTCAACCTGCAGAACACTCCTCAGGTGGTGGCGGGCGCGCTCCTCGTGGCGCTGCTCGCACTCTTCGTGGAGGTGGTGCTCGTCGTGGTGGGGAAGGTGTTCAGTCCCATGCGAGGGCGGTCGGGGGTCGCGCAGTGA
- a CDS encoding ABC transporter substrate-binding protein: protein MNSTTRRARRMAGAAVAVVALTAGLTACGGDSLEKDGKGGGDKAGGKGKLVVGSARFTEQKVLAELYVGVLEDAGYDAEVKTVQNREVYEPELKKGSIDVAPEYAATLAEFLNLGKNGPKAKPVASNDVDDTVTALKKLAEPRGLKVLPVGEAVDQNAFAVSKEYAKEHKLKTLSDLGKSGEKVKIAASDECESRPFCAPGLKKTYGIDVAGIDPKGVGTTQSKQAVKNGTDQVVLTTTTDATLDSFGLVALEDDKKLQNADNILPVVNAKEAGDKEIADALGKLTKTLTTEDLAELDRKVDVERQKEADVAREYLESKGLIKK from the coding sequence ATGAACAGCACAACGCGTCGCGCGCGACGGATGGCAGGGGCGGCCGTGGCCGTCGTGGCGCTGACCGCGGGGCTCACCGCGTGCGGCGGGGACAGCCTGGAGAAGGACGGCAAGGGCGGAGGGGACAAGGCGGGCGGCAAGGGCAAGCTCGTCGTCGGCTCGGCCCGTTTCACCGAGCAGAAGGTGCTCGCCGAGCTCTATGTGGGCGTGCTGGAGGACGCCGGATACGACGCCGAGGTCAAGACCGTCCAGAACCGCGAGGTGTACGAACCCGAGCTGAAGAAGGGCTCGATCGATGTCGCTCCCGAATACGCGGCGACGCTCGCGGAGTTCCTCAACCTCGGCAAGAACGGCCCGAAGGCGAAGCCGGTCGCCTCGAATGACGTGGACGACACGGTGACCGCGCTGAAGAAGCTCGCCGAACCGCGCGGCCTGAAGGTGCTTCCCGTCGGTGAGGCGGTCGACCAGAACGCGTTCGCGGTGAGCAAGGAATACGCGAAGGAGCACAAGCTCAAGACGCTTTCGGATCTCGGTAAGTCCGGCGAGAAGGTCAAGATCGCCGCGAGTGACGAATGCGAGTCGCGGCCGTTCTGCGCTCCGGGACTCAAGAAGACGTACGGCATCGATGTCGCGGGAATCGACCCCAAGGGCGTCGGCACCACGCAGTCCAAGCAGGCCGTGAAGAACGGCACGGACCAGGTGGTGCTGACCACGACCACCGACGCGACGCTCGACAGTTTCGGTCTCGTGGCCCTTGAGGACGACAAGAAGCTGCAGAACGCGGACAACATCCTTCCGGTTGTGAACGCGAAGGAAGCGGGCGACAAGGAGATAGCCGACGCCCTCGGGAAGCTCACCAAGACCCTGACGACGGAAGACCTCGCGGAACTCGACCGGAAGGTCGATGTGGAGCGGCAGAAGGAAGCCGATGTCGCCAGGGAGTATCTGGAGTCGAAGGGTTTGATCAAGAAGTAG
- a CDS encoding PH domain-containing protein yields the protein MSGVREVTGEEPAPVYESVRERRLHPVTPLRRAWAPVAVLVGFAVHDPNGTQRRVSELPVAVLFAVIAAVLLGGALYGFMSWWFTHFAVTDTELRIRTGLVFRRTAHIRLDRLQAVDVTQPLAARIVGVAKLKLDVVGTEKKDELAYLGQEEASVLRAELLARAAGFAPETAGDVGEAPVNNLVHVQPRMLAISLLLTGTTWAMLVATLIVPPFLWFATHNLWTVLATGLPMLGGAFASSVGRFIGEYDWRVGESPDGLRIDHGLLDKAHETVPPGRVQTVRVVEPWLWRRYGWVRVELDVAGSSNGVLVPVAPREVAEAVIARILPGVRVPAAAELVRPPARAAWCLPVWWKGYGLTVTDTVFAARHGLLRRRLSLVPHAKVQSVRLTQGPWERFKGVADVQVDTGANKTVTARLRPADEAVALLSAQAERSRTGRRTARPDRWMA from the coding sequence GTGAGCGGCGTACGGGAGGTGACGGGGGAAGAACCCGCCCCGGTCTACGAGAGCGTACGAGAGCGGCGTCTGCACCCCGTCACGCCCCTGCGCCGGGCCTGGGCGCCGGTCGCGGTCCTCGTCGGCTTCGCGGTGCACGACCCGAACGGCACGCAGCGGCGGGTCTCCGAGCTGCCCGTGGCCGTGCTGTTCGCCGTGATCGCCGCCGTCCTCCTGGGCGGCGCCCTCTACGGCTTCATGAGCTGGTGGTTCACGCACTTCGCCGTCACCGACACCGAACTGCGCATCCGCACAGGACTGGTCTTCCGGCGCACCGCGCACATCCGGCTCGACCGGCTCCAGGCGGTGGACGTGACGCAGCCGCTCGCGGCCCGGATCGTCGGCGTCGCCAAGCTCAAGCTGGACGTCGTCGGGACGGAGAAGAAGGACGAACTGGCCTATCTGGGCCAGGAGGAGGCCTCGGTCCTGCGGGCCGAACTCCTCGCGCGTGCGGCCGGTTTCGCCCCCGAGACGGCCGGCGATGTCGGTGAGGCGCCGGTCAACAACCTGGTGCACGTACAGCCGCGCATGCTCGCGATCTCCCTGCTGCTGACCGGCACGACGTGGGCCATGCTCGTCGCCACGCTCATCGTGCCGCCCTTCCTGTGGTTCGCCACCCACAACCTGTGGACAGTGCTCGCGACCGGACTGCCCATGCTGGGCGGCGCGTTCGCCAGCAGTGTGGGGCGCTTCATCGGGGAGTACGACTGGCGGGTGGGCGAGTCCCCCGACGGCCTGCGCATCGACCACGGGCTGCTCGACAAGGCGCACGAGACGGTGCCTCCGGGGCGGGTGCAGACGGTGCGCGTCGTGGAGCCGTGGCTGTGGCGGCGGTACGGCTGGGTGCGGGTGGAGCTGGACGTGGCAGGCTCGTCCAACGGCGTCCTGGTCCCGGTCGCGCCGCGGGAGGTCGCGGAGGCCGTGATCGCGCGGATCCTGCCGGGCGTCCGGGTGCCGGCCGCGGCCGAGCTCGTCCGGCCTCCCGCGCGGGCGGCGTGGTGCCTTCCGGTGTGGTGGAAGGGGTACGGCCTGACGGTGACGGACACGGTGTTCGCGGCGCGGCACGGGCTGTTGCGCCGCCGCCTGTCCCTGGTGCCGCACGCGAAGGTGCAGAGCGTACGGCTCACGCAGGGGCCCTGGGAGCGGTTCAAGGGGGTGGCGGACGTGCAGGTCGACACGGGGGCCAACAAGACGGTGACGGCGCGGCTCCGTCCCGCCGACGAGGCGGTCGCACTGCTGTCCGCGCAGGCGGAAAGGTCCCGCACCGGGCGGAGGACGGCGCGGCCTGACCGGTGGATGGCCTGA
- a CDS encoding PH domain-containing protein produces METGTAGPARPARPGESDAEPVWTGLPRGLLRMRRLLLVVWLVPLAAAVGVLLWIFAGPAWAAFAAAPLALVAWGWPMLGRNWRSWRYAERADDLLISRGVLWREETIVPYGRMQLVEVTSGPVERHFGLASVQLHTAAAATDARIPGLIPEEAERLRDRLTELGEARSAGL; encoded by the coding sequence ATGGAAACGGGGACGGCGGGACCGGCACGGCCGGCGCGGCCGGGAGAGTCAGACGCGGAACCGGTGTGGACCGGGCTGCCACGGGGGCTGCTGCGGATGCGGCGACTGCTGCTCGTGGTCTGGCTCGTGCCGCTCGCGGCGGCGGTCGGGGTGCTCCTGTGGATCTTCGCCGGGCCCGCGTGGGCCGCCTTCGCTGCCGCCCCGCTCGCCTTGGTGGCGTGGGGCTGGCCGATGCTGGGGCGCAACTGGCGCTCCTGGCGGTACGCGGAGCGGGCCGACGACCTCCTGATCAGCCGGGGCGTGCTCTGGCGCGAGGAGACCATCGTCCCGTACGGCCGGATGCAGCTCGTCGAGGTGACGTCGGGGCCCGTGGAGCGGCACTTCGGCCTGGCGAGCGTGCAGCTGCACACGGCGGCGGCCGCCACGGACGCCCGGATCCCCGGCCTCATCCCCGAGGAGGCCGAGCGCCTGCGCGACCGGCTCACCGAGCTGGGCGAGGCCCGCTCGGCGGGGCTGTGA
- a CDS encoding NADH-quinone oxidoreductase subunit D, with product MSPTTETTLGIGGAAESTDMVLNIGPQHPSTHGVLRLRLVLDGERIQQAEPVIGYMHRGAEKLFEARDYRQIVVLANRHDWLSAFSNELGVVLAVERMLGMEVPERAVWMRTLLAELNRVLNHLMFLGSYPLELGGITPVFHAFREREELQNVMEEISGGRMHYMFNRVGGLKEDLPAGWSTRARAAVASVRSRMDVYDKLVLGNEIFRGRTRGVGVLSPEAVHAYGVSGPIARASGVDFDLRRDEPYLAYGELQDTLKVVKRQEGDCLARFECLLEQTHNALDLADACLERLAELPQGPVNQRLPKVLKAPEGHTYAWTENPLGINGYYLVSKGEKTPYRLKLRSASFNNIQALTELLPGQLVADMVAILGSLFFVVGDIDK from the coding sequence ATGAGCCCCACGACGGAGACCACGCTCGGCATCGGCGGCGCCGCGGAGAGCACCGACATGGTGCTCAACATCGGCCCCCAGCACCCGTCCACGCACGGCGTGCTGCGGCTGCGCCTCGTCCTCGACGGCGAGCGGATCCAGCAGGCGGAGCCGGTCATCGGCTATATGCACCGCGGCGCGGAGAAGCTCTTCGAGGCGCGTGACTACCGGCAGATCGTGGTGCTCGCCAACCGGCACGACTGGCTGTCCGCGTTCTCGAACGAGCTCGGGGTCGTCCTTGCCGTGGAGCGGATGCTCGGCATGGAGGTGCCCGAGCGCGCCGTCTGGATGCGCACGCTCCTCGCCGAGCTGAACCGCGTCCTCAACCACCTGATGTTCCTCGGCTCGTACCCCCTCGAACTGGGCGGAATCACCCCGGTGTTCCACGCGTTCCGGGAGCGCGAGGAGCTCCAGAACGTGATGGAGGAGATCTCCGGCGGCCGCATGCACTACATGTTCAACCGCGTCGGCGGCCTCAAGGAGGACCTCCCGGCGGGCTGGTCCACGCGTGCGCGTGCCGCTGTCGCATCGGTCCGCTCCCGCATGGACGTGTACGACAAGTTGGTGCTCGGCAACGAGATCTTCCGGGGGCGTACGCGCGGCGTCGGCGTGCTCTCCCCGGAGGCGGTGCACGCCTACGGAGTGAGCGGCCCCATCGCCCGCGCCTCCGGAGTCGACTTCGACCTGCGCCGCGACGAGCCGTACCTCGCGTACGGGGAGCTCCAGGACACCCTGAAGGTCGTCAAGCGTCAGGAAGGCGACTGCCTGGCCCGCTTCGAGTGCCTCCTGGAGCAGACCCACAACGCGCTCGACCTCGCCGACGCCTGCCTGGAGCGGCTCGCCGAGCTGCCGCAGGGGCCGGTCAACCAGCGCCTCCCGAAGGTGCTCAAGGCCCCCGAGGGCCACACGTACGCGTGGACCGAGAACCCCTTGGGCATCAACGGCTACTACCTGGTCTCCAAGGGCGAGAAGACCCCGTACCGCCTGAAGCTCCGCTCGGCGTCGTTCAACAACATCCAGGCCCTCACCGAACTGCTGCCCGGCCAGCTGGTCGCCGACATGGTGGCG